In Allocoprobacillus halotolerans, a genomic segment contains:
- a CDS encoding ABC transporter ATP-binding protein: MKEKKKSDVAVLLEYAGNRKGLTFLGLALSAVSMLLSMVPYICIWLVARDLIAVAPNWTQAQGISQYGWIAFGFAVGGIILYFMGLMCTHLAAFRTAANIRKQGVAHMMKVPLGYFDSNASGLIRGRLDAASADTEQLMAHNLADIVGTIVLFVSMIVMMFVFDWRMGLACLMAVVISVIAMFSMMGGKNAQIVGEYQATQDRMTKAGTEYVRGIPVVKIFQQTVYSFKAFKEAIEVYSNKAEYYQADVCQVPQTVNLTFTEGAFIFLVPVALFLAPSALANGQFAEFVTDFVFYAVFSAIISTALAKIMFASSGMMLAGTALDRIRQVIEAPTLKKPDHPQMPQNNKVEFKDVSFTYSGATKPALSHLSFTAESGQTIALVGPSGGGKTTAASLIPRFWDVSSGAVEVGGVNVTQMDPHVLMDQVAFVFQNNRLFKASILENVRAARPQASREQVMEALMAAQCKDIIDKLPDGIDTQIGTEGTYLSGGEQQRIALARAILKDAPIVVLDEATAFADPENEALIQKAFATLTKGRTVIMIAHRLSTVVGANKIIVLEKGKLVEQGTHKELVNANGLYARMWQDYNKAVQWKITSDKEAK; this comes from the coding sequence ATGAAAGAAAAGAAGAAAAGTGATGTCGCTGTTTTGTTAGAATATGCAGGGAACCGAAAAGGTTTGACTTTCTTAGGATTAGCCTTGTCAGCTGTATCGATGCTTTTAAGTATGGTGCCTTACATTTGTATCTGGTTGGTAGCCCGTGATCTCATTGCAGTAGCACCGAATTGGACACAGGCACAAGGTATTTCCCAATATGGATGGATAGCCTTTGGTTTTGCGGTAGGTGGAATCATCTTATATTTTATGGGATTGATGTGTACGCATCTTGCTGCTTTTCGTACTGCTGCAAATATTCGTAAACAGGGTGTTGCCCATATGATGAAAGTGCCTCTTGGCTATTTTGATTCCAATGCCTCTGGGTTGATTCGTGGACGATTGGATGCAGCGTCGGCTGACACTGAACAGCTTATGGCTCATAACTTGGCTGATATTGTAGGTACAATCGTGCTTTTTGTATCAATGATAGTTATGATGTTTGTCTTTGACTGGCGCATGGGCTTGGCATGTTTGATGGCAGTGGTAATTTCGGTGATTGCGATGTTTTCAATGATGGGTGGCAAAAATGCACAAATTGTCGGGGAATATCAAGCGACTCAAGATCGCATGACAAAGGCGGGAACGGAATATGTTCGTGGTATTCCAGTCGTCAAAATCTTCCAGCAGACAGTATATTCTTTTAAGGCTTTTAAAGAGGCGATAGAAGTTTATAGCAATAAGGCTGAATATTATCAGGCGGATGTCTGTCAAGTCCCTCAAACTGTCAACTTGACTTTTACAGAAGGTGCTTTTATTTTTCTGGTACCAGTTGCCCTGTTTTTAGCACCTAGTGCTTTAGCAAACGGACAGTTTGCAGAGTTTGTCACTGATTTTGTTTTCTACGCTGTTTTTTCAGCTATCATTTCTACGGCTCTTGCGAAAATCATGTTTGCTTCTTCAGGAATGATGTTGGCGGGTACAGCATTGGATCGTATTCGTCAAGTCATAGAAGCACCAACTCTCAAGAAACCAGATCATCCACAAATGCCTCAAAATAATAAAGTGGAATTTAAGGATGTCAGTTTTACTTATAGTGGAGCCACAAAACCAGCACTTTCACATCTATCTTTTACAGCAGAATCAGGTCAGACAATAGCATTGGTCGGACCTTCTGGTGGAGGTAAAACAACAGCGGCGAGTCTGATTCCAAGATTTTGGGATGTCAGTTCAGGTGCCGTAGAAGTTGGTGGTGTGAATGTTACACAAATGGATCCCCATGTTCTTATGGATCAAGTGGCTTTTGTTTTTCAGAATAATCGTTTATTCAAAGCATCTATTTTAGAAAATGTACGTGCTGCACGTCCACAGGCATCAAGAGAACAAGTCATGGAAGCGTTAATGGCAGCTCAGTGCAAAGATATTATTGATAAACTACCCGATGGTATTGATACACAGATTGGAACTGAAGGAACTTATCTTTCTGGTGGGGAGCAACAGCGTATTGCACTAGCTAGAGCGATTTTGAAAGACGCACCTATTGTCGTACTGGATGAAGCGACAGCTTTTGCTGATCCAGAAAATGAAGCGCTCATTCAAAAAGCATTTGCTACACTTACAAAGGGACGAACTGTCATTATGATTGCCCATCGTCTTTCTACTGTTGTCGGTGCCAATAAAATTATTGTATTAGAAAAAGGAAAACTTGTTGAACAGGGTACGCATAAAGAATTGGTAAATGCAAATGGTCTGTATGCTAGAATGTGGCAAGATTACAATAAAGCTGTTCAATGGAAAATTACAAGTGATAAGGAGGCAAAGTAA
- a CDS encoding TetR/AcrR family transcriptional regulator, which yields MQETSSSTLEKIQQAALDEFLDKGFRGSSLRQIVKNAGVTTGAFYGYFSSKEALFASIVEPHAKALMSRFMDAQLSFAGLPEKEKIEHVGVESGSYLRWMVDYICEHKEPVKLLICGAAGTDYENFVHNMVEVEVESTMQYVETFRSLGYEGLELSRSLCHIIVSGMLGGIFEIVIHDMPKEEAVRDVEQLREFYTAGWLKLFLI from the coding sequence ATGCAGGAAACGTCAAGTTCAACATTGGAAAAGATTCAACAGGCAGCTCTTGATGAATTTTTGGATAAAGGGTTTAGAGGGTCTTCTTTACGCCAGATTGTTAAAAATGCTGGTGTAACGACAGGTGCTTTTTATGGATACTTTTCTAGTAAGGAAGCTTTATTTGCGTCAATTGTTGAACCACATGCGAAAGCTTTGATGTCAAGGTTTATGGATGCTCAGCTTTCTTTTGCAGGATTGCCTGAAAAAGAAAAAATAGAACATGTTGGAGTAGAATCTGGATCTTACCTTCGCTGGATGGTGGATTACATTTGCGAACATAAAGAACCGGTCAAATTGTTGATATGTGGTGCTGCCGGTACGGATTATGAAAACTTTGTCCACAATATGGTTGAAGTTGAAGTGGAAAGCACAATGCAATATGTAGAAACGTTTCGATCTTTAGGCTATGAAGGACTTGAGTTGAGTCGTTCACTTTGTCATATTATTGTCAGTGGTATGCTAGGTGGCATTTTTGAGATTGTGATTCATGATATGCCAAAAGAAGAAGCTGTGCGAGATGTCGAACAGTTACGAGAATTTTATACTGCTGGATGGTTAAAACTGTTTCTAATATAA
- a CDS encoding phosphoglycerate dehydrogenase: protein MYKIKLMNKISPAGTDLFHDQYQIGEDIEQEDGILVRSASLHDYNFPTTLKAIARAGAGVNNIPIDKCSEQGIVVFNTPGANANAVKELVLCGLFLASRQVVEAIEWVKTLKGQNDVGKLVEKGKSQFVGPELDGKKLGIIGLGAIGVHVANAAIKLGMEVYGYDPYISVDAAWGMSKWVKNAQNMDTIFSECDYITLHAPSTPETKGMINQESIAKMKDGVRILNFARADLVNSQDVLAGIQSGKIKKYITDFATDDIIDQKDVVVMPHLGASTPESEDNCASMAVKEMKDYLENGNITNSVNMPAVKEPRTTKYRICLIHKNVPNMLAQFATLLANNHINIENMVNKAKGEYAYTMIDTQDVVDKEELKKLENVIQVRVIE from the coding sequence ATGTATAAGATAAAATTAATGAATAAAATTTCTCCGGCAGGAACAGATTTGTTTCATGATCAATATCAAATAGGAGAAGACATTGAACAAGAAGATGGAATTTTAGTTCGTTCTGCCTCTTTGCATGATTATAATTTTCCAACAACATTAAAAGCGATAGCTAGAGCTGGTGCAGGGGTGAATAATATCCCTATTGATAAATGTAGTGAACAAGGAATTGTTGTTTTTAATACACCAGGAGCTAATGCCAATGCGGTTAAAGAGTTGGTTTTATGTGGACTATTTCTAGCTTCACGTCAGGTTGTAGAAGCTATTGAATGGGTGAAAACTTTAAAAGGACAAAATGATGTTGGAAAACTTGTCGAAAAAGGAAAAAGTCAATTTGTAGGACCAGAATTAGATGGTAAAAAATTAGGGATTATTGGTTTAGGAGCAATAGGTGTTCATGTTGCTAATGCGGCGATTAAATTGGGGATGGAAGTTTATGGATATGATCCATATATTTCTGTAGATGCTGCATGGGGAATGAGTAAATGGGTTAAAAATGCTCAAAATATGGATACAATTTTTAGTGAATGTGATTATATTACACTTCATGCGCCAAGTACACCTGAAACAAAAGGGATGATTAATCAAGAAAGTATTGCTAAAATGAAAGATGGTGTACGTATTTTAAACTTTGCCAGAGCAGATCTTGTCAATTCTCAAGATGTTTTGGCAGGGATTCAAAGTGGTAAAATCAAAAAATATATTACAGACTTTGCAACAGATGATATTATTGATCAAAAAGATGTTGTAGTTATGCCACATTTAGGAGCATCAACACCTGAATCTGAAGATAATTGTGCAAGTATGGCAGTAAAAGAAATGAAAGATTATTTAGAAAATGGAAATATTACAAATTCTGTCAACATGCCAGCAGTCAAAGAACCACGTACAACAAAATATCGTATTTGTTTAATCCATAAAAATGTACCAAATATGTTAGCACAATTTGCAACTTTACTTGCAAATAATCATATTAATATTGAAAACATGGTCAATAAAGCAAAAGGGGAATATGCTTATACCATGATTGATACACAAGATGTTGTAGATAAAGAAGAATTAAAGAAATTAGAAAATGTCATTCAAGTGAGAGTGATTGAATAA
- the serC gene encoding 3-phosphoserine/phosphohydroxythreonine transaminase, with translation MTTKRVYNFSAGPSTLPVSVLESIASKMLNYNDSGMSVMEMSHRSSSYLEIFNETKTMLKKVMNIPDNYQILFIQGGATQQFSTIPLNLMKNGKADYIVTGAFSKKSAQEAKKFGDVHIVYDGSERNFKHIPTQDELDLREDTSYVHLCSNNTIYGTEWKYVPDTHGVPIVADMSSNILSKPIQVSDYGMIYAGAQKNMGIAGLGVVIVREDLIQDHQDKIPVLMEYDTIAKNDSMYNTPPTFSIYVLGEVLKWIDDLGGLEVMQKINEEKAKLLYDYLDQSDFYQTHSNPDNRSIMNVTFTCPNKDLDALFVKESVKAGMTNLKGHRSVGGIRASIYNAMEKEGVEALVAFMKKFEEENG, from the coding sequence ATGACGACAAAAAGAGTTTATAACTTTTCAGCAGGTCCATCAACATTACCTGTATCTGTATTAGAAAGTATTGCTTCTAAAATGTTGAATTATAACGATAGTGGTATGAGTGTTATGGAAATGAGTCATCGATCATCATCCTATCTTGAAATTTTTAATGAAACAAAAACCATGTTAAAGAAGGTTATGAATATACCTGATAACTATCAAATATTATTTATTCAAGGTGGGGCTACACAGCAGTTTTCTACTATTCCTTTAAATTTAATGAAAAATGGGAAAGCTGATTATATTGTGACAGGGGCTTTTTCTAAAAAATCAGCCCAAGAAGCAAAGAAATTTGGAGATGTGCATATTGTTTATGATGGAAGTGAACGCAACTTTAAACATATTCCAACACAAGATGAATTAGATTTAAGAGAAGATACATCATATGTGCATTTATGTTCAAACAATACGATTTATGGAACAGAATGGAAATATGTTCCTGATACACATGGCGTTCCAATTGTGGCAGATATGTCATCAAATATTTTATCTAAACCTATTCAGGTTAGTGATTATGGTATGATTTATGCGGGTGCACAAAAAAATATGGGAATTGCTGGATTAGGTGTTGTGATTGTCAGAGAAGATTTGATTCAAGATCATCAAGATAAAATTCCTGTTTTAATGGAATATGATACAATTGCGAAAAACGATTCTATGTACAATACACCACCAACATTCTCTATCTATGTATTAGGTGAAGTTTTAAAATGGATTGATGATTTGGGTGGCTTAGAAGTAATGCAAAAAATTAATGAAGAAAAAGCGAAACTTCTTTATGACTACCTAGATCAAAGCGATTTCTATCAGACACATAGTAATCCTGATAATCGCTCTATTATGAATGTGACATTTACTTGTCCAAATAAAGATTTAGATGCATTGTTTGTTAAAGAATCTGTCAAAGCAGGAATGACAAACTTAAAAGGTCATCGTTCAGTAGGTGGTATTCGTGCCTCTATTTATAATGCGATGGAAAAAGAAGGTGTGGAGGCATTAGTTGCCTTTATGAAAAAATTTGAAGAAGAAAATGGGTGA
- a CDS encoding PHP domain-containing protein: MKYIDGHMHLENGPLTKEYVLQFVETAHQKGLDEIQILDHTHRFIEFEPIYEGLKVHDVQKTWLENKKMKFKDHISDFVDLMKDIQAMDLPVKVKYGLEVCYVPQYEDNIREVLSMYSFDFIVGAIHSIDGILYDMSFSKELLWNQYDVNHIYQRYYDLVFQLIKSDLFTQLAHPDTIKLFQIYPNYDLKPTYQKMAELLKQHHMKAENNVGCYYRYNHPDLGLSDELLRIFKDNDIPLIYASDAHKPQDVGNFIQEAMQRMNEF; encoded by the coding sequence ATGAAATATATAGATGGACATATGCATTTAGAAAATGGACCATTAACTAAAGAATATGTATTACAATTTGTTGAAACAGCACATCAAAAAGGATTGGATGAAATACAAATTTTAGATCATACGCATCGTTTTATAGAATTTGAACCTATTTATGAAGGTTTAAAAGTTCATGATGTACAAAAGACATGGCTAGAAAACAAAAAAATGAAGTTTAAAGATCATATCAGTGATTTTGTGGATTTAATGAAAGACATACAAGCTATGGATTTACCAGTTAAAGTGAAATATGGATTAGAAGTTTGTTATGTTCCTCAATATGAAGATAATATAAGAGAAGTATTAAGTATGTATTCTTTTGATTTTATTGTGGGTGCTATTCATTCAATAGATGGTATTTTATATGATATGAGTTTTTCTAAAGAATTATTGTGGAATCAATATGATGTCAATCATATTTATCAAAGATATTATGATTTGGTGTTTCAATTAATTAAATCTGATTTATTTACCCAGTTAGCTCATCCAGATACGATTAAACTTTTTCAAATTTATCCTAATTATGATTTAAAGCCAACTTATCAAAAAATGGCAGAACTTTTAAAACAACATCATATGAAAGCAGAAAATAATGTTGGATGTTATTATCGTTATAATCATCCTGATTTGGGATTGTCTGATGAACTATTGCGTATTTTTAAAGACAATGACATTCCATTAATTTATGCTTCAGATGCACATAAACCTCAAGATGTAGGAAACTTTATACAAGAAGCAATGCAAAGAATGAACGAGTTTTAA
- a CDS encoding alpha-glucosidase, protein MQTWWKEEIVYQIYPKSFKDSNHDGIGDIQGIIEKLDYLETLGVTMLWVCPVYLSPMDDNGYDIANYYQIHPDFGTMEDMDELIQKAKEKNIKIIMDLVINHTSDEHAWFQEALKNPDSPYRQYYIFKEGVHHQPPTNWRSVFSGSVWEEVPDEENMYYFHSFSKKQPDLNWENPQMREDIYRMVNWWLEKGIAGFRVDAINFIKKDQSWQNGPVDGADGLSSCFEFTRNQPGIEVFFQELREKTFDVHQCMTVAEAVGVPYHQLDIFIGQKGCFSMMFDFNYSHIDITEHEEWFPIQNWTMQEYKDKLFLSQKEIFKTGWCGVFLENHDMQRSLNRLIREPKERTFQSAKALGQLFMFLKGTPFIYQGEEIGMINNHRLSIEDFDDLNSHAQYRRALQEGYNQEEALEFVNRRSRDNTRSPMSWNNQLYAGFGDVKPWLKNNEYYQEINVEKQENDPESVLSYYRQMIALRKNPLYQQTFVYGDFIPLDTEEYVIAYIRQDQHNKILCIHNLQNKTTSFSLENDSKILLSNDQVIINQQQIQLLPYQAIILQIV, encoded by the coding sequence ATGCAAACATGGTGGAAAGAAGAAATTGTTTATCAAATTTATCCTAAAAGTTTTAAAGATAGTAATCATGATGGTATTGGAGATATTCAAGGAATTATCGAAAAATTAGATTATTTAGAAACTTTAGGCGTGACAATGCTTTGGGTTTGTCCTGTCTATTTATCTCCAATGGATGATAATGGTTATGATATTGCCAATTATTATCAGATTCATCCCGATTTTGGAACAATGGAGGATATGGATGAACTGATTCAAAAAGCTAAAGAGAAAAATATTAAAATTATTATGGATTTAGTCATCAATCATACATCAGATGAACATGCATGGTTCCAAGAAGCACTAAAAAATCCTGATAGTCCTTATCGTCAATATTATATATTTAAAGAAGGTGTTCATCATCAACCACCTACAAATTGGCGTTCTGTTTTTAGTGGTTCTGTATGGGAAGAAGTTCCTGATGAAGAAAATATGTACTATTTTCATTCTTTTTCTAAAAAACAACCTGATCTCAATTGGGAAAATCCACAAATGCGTGAAGATATTTATCGTATGGTGAATTGGTGGCTTGAAAAAGGAATAGCTGGTTTTAGAGTCGACGCAATTAACTTTATCAAAAAAGATCAAAGTTGGCAAAATGGTCCAGTTGATGGCGCTGATGGGTTATCTTCTTGTTTTGAATTTACAAGAAATCAACCTGGTATTGAAGTTTTCTTTCAAGAATTAAGAGAAAAGACTTTTGATGTCCATCAATGTATGACAGTTGCGGAAGCTGTTGGTGTTCCTTATCATCAATTAGATATATTTATTGGACAAAAAGGATGTTTCTCAATGATGTTTGATTTTAATTATTCACATATTGATATTACAGAACATGAAGAATGGTTTCCTATTCAAAATTGGACAATGCAGGAATATAAAGATAAACTCTTTTTAAGTCAAAAAGAAATATTTAAAACTGGATGGTGTGGTGTCTTTTTAGAAAATCATGATATGCAAAGAAGTTTAAATAGATTAATACGTGAACCTAAAGAACGTACTTTTCAAAGTGCCAAAGCACTTGGTCAATTATTTATGTTTTTAAAAGGTACACCTTTCATTTATCAAGGTGAAGAAATTGGTATGATTAATAATCATCGACTTTCCATTGAAGATTTTGATGATTTAAATTCACATGCTCAATATCGTAGAGCCTTACAAGAAGGTTACAATCAAGAAGAAGCCCTTGAATTTGTGAATCGTCGTAGTCGTGATAATACTCGTTCGCCTATGAGTTGGAACAATCAACTCTATGCAGGATTTGGTGATGTCAAACCTTGGTTAAAGAATAATGAATATTATCAAGAAATCAATGTTGAAAAACAAGAGAATGACCCAGAATCCGTTTTATCTTATTATCGACAGATGATTGCGTTAAGAAAAAATCCTTTGTATCAACAAACTTTTGTATATGGTGATTTTATTCCATTAGACACGGAAGAATATGTCATTGCCTATATACGACAAGATCAACACAATAAGATTTTATGTATTCATAATCTTCAAAATAAAACAACATCTTTTTCATTAGAAAATGATTCAAAAATTCTTTTATCTAATGATCAAGTCATTATCAATCAACAACAGATTCAACTTTTGCCATATCAAGCAATTATTTTACAAATAGTTTGA
- a CDS encoding ABC transporter ATP-binding protein, producing MAKQISNARPQDMTKTLRSFKKYIGYHKYALSIVALLVMLSTGINLWGTFQIRTVINRYLMPGDYDGLFHFIVFMVIVYMIGATSTAIYKQLMVHTSQKIVKEMRQELFEKTQKLPIRYFDSHTHGEMMSHFTNDLDTVQDALNNCFDNLIQSFMMIVGTLTLIFVLSWQLSLIVFVSMIIMYIMIQYLTKRSKHYFSKQQAALGNLNGFIEEMVDGVKVVKVFNHEQANIEEFNRRNVILQEAATNALTYSGRSIPTVVSLSYFNYAIVACVGGFLTIHGFMDLGSLSSYLVFVRQTAQPINQFTQQLNFILAAIAGAERIFQMMSEKPEIDEGKVTLTRVRKDQDGHLYECHEHTGYWAWRHPRSDGGVDLVELKGDVRFHDVVFGYEENVPILKNINLFAKPGQKIAFVGSTGAGKTTITNLINRFYDIHSGSITYDGIDIKLIMKEDLRHSISIVLQDTHLFTGTIADNIRYGKLDATMDEVIEAAKLANAHSFIKRLPNGYDTMLSGDGANLSQGQRQLLAIARAAIANPPVLILDEATSSIDTRTEKLIEKGMDRLMENRTVFVIAHRLSTVRNSNAIMVLDHGEIIERGSHDELIEQKGRYYQLYTGQFELD from the coding sequence ATGGCAAAACAAATTTCAAATGCAAGACCACAGGATATGACGAAAACTTTACGCTCCTTTAAAAAATATATTGGTTATCATAAATATGCTTTAAGTATTGTTGCTTTATTGGTTATGTTGAGTACTGGTATTAATCTATGGGGAACATTTCAAATTCGTACAGTGATTAATCGTTATTTAATGCCAGGAGATTATGATGGTTTATTTCATTTTATTGTTTTTATGGTTATTGTTTATATGATTGGAGCAACGTCAACAGCTATTTATAAACAGTTAATGGTGCATACTTCACAAAAGATTGTGAAAGAAATGCGACAAGAATTATTTGAAAAAACACAGAAATTACCTATTCGTTATTTTGATAGTCATACACATGGAGAAATGATGAGTCATTTTACGAATGACTTAGATACAGTTCAAGATGCTTTGAATAACTGTTTTGATAACTTGATTCAAAGTTTTATGATGATTGTTGGAACATTAACCTTAATTTTTGTTTTAAGTTGGCAGTTATCACTTATTGTTTTTGTTAGTATGATTATAATGTATATCATGATTCAATATTTAACGAAACGTAGTAAACATTATTTTTCTAAACAACAGGCAGCACTAGGAAACTTGAATGGATTTATTGAAGAAATGGTGGATGGAGTCAAAGTTGTTAAGGTGTTTAATCATGAACAAGCAAATATTGAAGAATTTAATCGCCGCAATGTTATTTTACAAGAAGCAGCGACAAATGCTTTAACCTATTCAGGACGTAGTATTCCTACAGTTGTAAGCCTTTCTTATTTTAATTATGCGATTGTGGCATGCGTAGGTGGTTTTTTAACCATTCATGGGTTTATGGATTTAGGAAGTTTATCATCATATCTTGTTTTTGTCAGACAAACAGCGCAACCTATTAATCAATTTACCCAACAGTTAAACTTTATTTTAGCGGCGATAGCAGGGGCAGAAAGAATCTTCCAGATGATGTCTGAAAAACCTGAAATTGATGAAGGAAAAGTAACATTAACAAGAGTCAGAAAAGATCAAGATGGACATTTGTATGAATGTCATGAACATACAGGATATTGGGCATGGCGACATCCACGAAGTGATGGCGGTGTGGACCTGGTGGAATTAAAGGGAGATGTGCGTTTTCATGATGTTGTTTTTGGTTATGAAGAAAATGTTCCTATTTTAAAGAATATCAACTTGTTTGCGAAACCAGGACAAAAGATTGCTTTTGTAGGAAGTACAGGTGCAGGAAAAACAACGATTACAAATTTGATTAATCGCTTTTATGATATTCATAGTGGAAGTATTACTTATGATGGAATAGATATTAAGCTTATTATGAAAGAAGATTTAAGACATTCTATATCCATTGTTTTACAAGATACACATTTATTTACAGGAACAATTGCTGATAATATACGATACGGAAAATTAGATGCAACAATGGATGAAGTCATTGAAGCCGCTAAATTAGCGAATGCCCATAGCTTTATTAAAAGATTGCCTAATGGCTATGACACAATGTTGAGTGGTGACGGAGCCAATCTTTCACAAGGACAACGTCAATTATTGGCGATTGCTAGAGCAGCGATTGCGAATCCTCCAGTTTTGATTTTAGATGAAGCGACAAGTTCTATTGATACTCGTACCGAAAAATTGATTGAAAAAGGTATGGATCGTTTAATGGAAAATCGTACTGTTTTTGTGATTGCTCATAGATTATCAACGGTTAGAAATTCTAATGCGATTATGGTTTTAGATCATGGTGAAATCATTGAACGTGGAAGTCATGATGAATTAATCGAACAAAAAGGACGTTATTATCAATTGTATACTGGACAATTTGAATTAGACTAA
- a CDS encoding MarR family winged helix-turn-helix transcriptional regulator, whose translation MKTPFYMLVFKAFHAQRQKNRANMNLFHLSPGQPKVLRYIQTHENCKLKDIAKECDVESATVSKILDNLADKKMIVKAINPQNKRAYQLNLTETGESALKKWNEHCLEVEQISLKGFSEDEKSSFRNTYVECIQI comes from the coding sequence ATGAAAACACCATTTTATATGCTAGTTTTTAAGGCTTTTCATGCCCAAAGGCAAAAAAACCGAGCAAATATGAATCTTTTTCATTTATCACCAGGACAACCGAAAGTTTTACGTTATATTCAAACACATGAAAATTGTAAGCTCAAAGATATCGCAAAAGAATGTGATGTTGAAAGTGCAACAGTGAGTAAGATCCTTGATAATTTAGCTGATAAAAAAATGATTGTAAAAGCGATTAATCCTCAAAATAAACGTGCTTATCAATTGAATTTGACTGAAACAGGAGAAAGTGCTTTGAAAAAATGGAATGAGCATTGTTTAGAAGTTGAACAGATTTCATTAAAAGGGTTCAGTGAGGATGAAAAAAGCAGTTTCAGGAATACTTATGTAGAATGTATACAAATTTAA
- a CDS encoding TIGR03943 family putative permease subunit — MKTRIYLFTGFLDSGKTSFINDTITTTDFCQDEKTLLIVSEQGEKEYQQEEIESFNCDIVYIRKEDEFCLEFLEELEKKYHPTQVLMEVNGMFNVDRLIECEKPKDWEVVQVLTTINAKTFGLYIQNMRSLLYQHVVHSDLLIFNRIDESTKKSFLRNNIKAINSTCQIIYEKEDGTVNTLEDDELPFDITQDYIQVLDHDFGLFCMDALDHPDKYDHKKVTLRGKFIGRDKQLENGFVLGRLAMVCCEEDTSLIGMVCEHPTSKQLIPNEWIEVTGIIDVQYDPDINGNFCLLKVDDLKVIPPLQNEYVTFD, encoded by the coding sequence ATGAAAACAAGAATATATTTATTTACTGGATTTTTAGATAGTGGAAAAACATCATTTATTAATGATACCATTACCACAACAGATTTTTGTCAAGATGAAAAAACATTACTGATTGTCAGTGAACAAGGAGAAAAAGAATATCAACAAGAAGAAATTGAATCTTTTAACTGTGATATTGTCTATATTCGTAAAGAAGATGAATTTTGTCTTGAATTTCTTGAAGAACTTGAAAAGAAATATCATCCGACTCAAGTTTTAATGGAAGTCAATGGGATGTTTAATGTAGATCGTTTGATTGAATGTGAAAAACCTAAAGATTGGGAAGTTGTGCAAGTCTTAACAACTATTAATGCAAAAACTTTTGGATTATATATTCAAAATATGCGTTCTTTGCTTTATCAACATGTTGTACACAGTGATTTACTTATTTTCAATCGTATTGATGAATCAACAAAAAAATCATTTTTACGTAATAACATTAAAGCGATTAATTCAACTTGCCAAATCATTTATGAAAAAGAGGATGGTACTGTCAATACTTTAGAAGATGATGAACTTCCTTTTGATATAACACAAGACTATATTCAAGTCTTAGATCATGATTTTGGATTGTTTTGTATGGATGCTTTAGACCATCCTGATAAATATGATCATAAAAAAGTAACTTTAAGAGGTAAATTTATTGGTCGTGATAAACAGCTTGAAAACGGTTTTGTCTTAGGCCGTTTAGCAATGGTATGTTGTGAAGAAGATACCTCTTTGATTGGTATGGTTTGTGAACACCCTACCAGTAAACAACTGATTCCTAATGAATGGATTGAAGTCACTGGAATCATTGATGTTCAGTATGATCCAGATATTAACGGGAATTTCTGTTTATTAAAAGTGGATGACTTAAAAGTCATTCCACCTTTACAAAATGAATATGTAACATTTGATTAA
- a CDS encoding tyrosine-type recombinase/integrase has protein sequence MCKTARKKVEGLEDIHFHMLRHTYTSNLLSNGAAPKDVQELLGHADVSTAMNIYAHATREAKRTYARLLDKVIGGE, from the coding sequence ATGTGCAAGACAGCAAGAAAAAAGGTGGAGGGATTGGAGGACATCCACTTCCATATGCTCAGACACACTTATACAAGTAATCTGCTTTCAAACGGTGCTGCACCTAAAGATGTGCAGGAACTTCTCGGACACGCTGATGTCAGTACCGCAATGAACATTTACGCTCACGCTACAAGGGAAGCAAAGCGTACTTACGCAAGACTGCTGGATAAGGTAATCGGCGGAGAATAA